The Campylobacter sp. RM16189 DNA segment CGAAGGCATAAAGGATCCTAATAAAATTTGGAAGCGCTACGTAAGAGATGAAGGCGTGCAAGGTGGCTTTGGCCTAGGGCTTAATATAGTAGCAGGAATATGTATAAAAAACGGCATTGAATACTCTGTGACGAGCGAGCTCAAAAAAGGTAGCGTGTTTAAATATAAATTTATTCCTTATTCAAAGCATATACTAGACTAACTACTTAAGCAATACATTTAGCTTTGATAAATTTCTTTCTTTTTGATCGGAATTGAAATATATTACAAAATAGCCTACTTTATTGCCCATAGTGTCATTCATTGGCTCGATTGCAAAGTTGTGTGTGTTAAATTTATGGAACTGTTGCCCATTAAAATTGATTGTCTGTAAAATCGGCAAAATGTTCAAATTTGCATAATCTTTGTTTATGATATAAAAATCATTTATCATATTTTCATCGTCTTGGCTTTGGTATGGAGAATTTGGGCTTTTATTTAAGAGTACAAAAAGATCTATGCCTTGATCTTTGAAAAAGTCGCTTAGGTGTTCAAAACCAAGCAAGACCTCTATGCTTCCTAAAAAACTGTTTTTTGATGATAAAATTGGTGCAACAGCTCTTATGAAGACTCCTCCTCGTCCGACCTCGATATTTGCCACAATTTTATTTCTAACATCTTTTAGCATGTATCTAAAACCCAAAAGATTGTCATCGTGCATTGGCGTCCAGCTTCTTATAAAGCTTTTCATATCTGCCGTATGGATATGAAATTTTACATTTTTATATATAGGCACTTTTTTTAATATATTTGTAAATTTGTCCAAAGCTTGCAGACAACCGTCTCTATCGTTTTGTAAAAGGCAGTTTTTGATATTCTCATTTTCTGATAAAAGTACCGCCACTGTCATTGCCGATAGTTTCTCTTCTTCTATATTTTTGTTTAGTATTTTGGTTTGGA contains these protein-coding regions:
- a CDS encoding cache domain-containing protein; this encodes MNKKLAITFSLTGLILLIFLIFYWFEYTKELETENIKKFFDFQTKILNKNIEEEKLSAMTVAVLLSENENIKNCLLQNDRDGCLQALDKFTNILKKVPIYKNVKFHIHTADMKSFIRSWTPMHDDNLLGFRYMLKDVRNKIVANIEVGRGGVFIRAVAPILSSKNSFLGSIEVLLGFEHLSDFFKDQGIDLFVLLNKSPNSPYQSQDDENMINDFYIINKDYANLNILPILQTINFNGQQFHKFNTHNFAIEPMNDTMGNKVGYFVIYFNSDQKERNLSKLNVLLK